The Aerococcus loyolae genome contains the following window.
CATCATACGGGTTCGCTCTTGGCAGCTGTTTATCTGTTATTCATTTAGCGGTTTTATGGGGAGGCTTATTTTGTTTGTCCTTTTCCGTGATGTTCCGCTTGGGCTTGTTTGAGTTTTTCTGGGGTGATGTCGGTACCTTCAGGATCGATGACTTTGGTATTCATCATGATGTTTTTGAAGTTACCGCGGAAGATCTTCAAGTATTCTTGACGAAGTTGTGCTTGTTCTTCCTTTTCTTCGGCAGTTAAGCCGTCTTCTTTTTGTTTTTTAGCTAATTCATTGATGCGTTTAAGTAATTCGTCCATATTAAGACCTCCTTTAATCTTGGTCAGTTGACCTTAAGCTTTTTGCAGCTAGTACAATATACCAAGTATCTGATTAGCCTGCAACTTTCTTGCTTTTAAGGGTCAAGCTAGCACCTAGCCCCATTCCTATAATAATGTTAGAATAGACCTACATGAGTTTGAAGCACAAAGGGGATTATCATGCGAACATTAGCTATCGATACATCAACGGTTTCTATGAGTATTGCGCTGATTGAAGATCAGACCACCAAAATGGAAATCACCACAAATACTAAAATTAAACACTCTAAAGCCCTTTTACCCTTGATTAAACAGTTGTTTACTACGGTTGCTTGGGAAGTAAGTGACCTGGACCGAGTGATTGTTACCCGAGGACCGGGTTCTTATACTGGACTTCGGATTGGGGTGACTACTGCCAAAAGCTTGGCTTGGACTTTAAATATTCCACTTTATTCAGTGACCAGTTTAGAAGCTATTGCTGCCAATGTCGCAGTGGAGGATGGCATCATTTGTCCTCTGATTAATGCTAGACGCCAAACTGTTTTTGCTATGGCTTATGATAGTGATGGGCAGGAAGTAGACGGACTAACTATGGGGCATTACCGGCTAGCAGATTGGCTGGACCAGTTAAAGGCAGCTTATCCTGACCAAAGCTTGTATTTTATCAGTTCGGACATTGACCAGTTTGAGGAACTAATAAAAGAACACTTGGGAGACCAAGCCAAGCTATTGCCGGCAGAAAAAGGGGTTATCCACGCCCCCTTACTGGCTAAGTTAGAAGTAGAGGAAGAAGATGTCGCTACTTTCTTACCAGACTATGCTAAATTAGCAGAAGCCGAAGAGCGTTGGGAGGAGAAACACCCCAAAGAAGCGGAAGCAAACCGAGGCCATTATGTGGAAAGAATGCTTTGATCGTTGGCTGTTTCAGCTGGGCAATAAAATTACCCAGTTATTTGCTGATGAACCCGGCCAGGCTTTGAGTCAGCAGATCGATTTGGATAAGGCCACTTTGACCTACGGCTTAGACCAGGAGCTCGATTTAGCCATCTCCGATTCGGAGTGGATTGATCAAATGGTGGCTTTGGAGCGGGCGGCTTATGATGGGCATCAGATGTGGTCCAAGAAGGATATCTATAATGATATGCTTTACCACCCGTCAACTTTTTACCTACAAGCCTTTAAGGAAAAAGAACTGCTGGCCTTTGTTGGTTGTCGGCGGGACAAGAAATCGATTCACATTTCTAATTTAGCCGTACTACCAAGCTACCAGTCCTTAGGGATTGGGTCTAAGCTCTTAGACTTGGTCAAACACTTAGCTCCTGATTTGGACCGCGACTCGATAACTTTAGAAGTGCGTTTATCCAATGAAGGTGCCCAGAAATTCTATCTACGAGAGGGGTTTAAGGCAACGGGAAAGATGGCGCGTTATTATCGTGATAATCATGAAGATGCGCTCACTTTGACTTGGCAAAATGAAGCCCACCAGGTTGCCCAAGAAGATGAAGCAAATCATAGTCTACCATCGACCGGAGACCAAACAGATTCCCGGGATTAGTCAGCAGGTGCTGGCTTTTTACCAGGAGGCTTTTGACCATATGCCTCACATCGCCAGGGATTGGTTGGAACGGGGCTTAGCCAGTCCGCGTCTCTATTTATTCCTCTTGCTAGATGAAAAGCAAGCGGTCCTAGCGGCAGCCACTTTTCAATTATTGGCTGATGAAGGGGAATTACTGCATTTTGCAGTTAAGTCGCAAAGACGGCGCCAGGGTTTGGGGGCCTTGCTTTTGGCTCAGGCCCTGACTCACTTAGAAGAACAAGGCTTAGCCCGCTGTTTCTTAGAAGTCCGCGCCCACAATATCCCTGCCCAGGCCTTGTATGAGAGTCAGCGTTTTAAGTGTATTGACCAACGCAAAAACTATTATCAAGATAATCATGAAGATGCAAAAGTTTATTTATGGGAGAGATCGACCAGTGACAACAATATTGGGAATCGAATCAAGCTGTGACGAAACCGGTGCAGCAATAGTTATTGATGGCAAAGAGATGAAGTGTAATGTCGTTGCCACACAAATAAAAAGTCATATGCGTTTTGGCGGGGTAGTCCCAGAGATCGCTAGCCGCCACCATGTCGAGCAAATTACTCAGGTGATTGATTACGCCATGAAGGAAGCAGATGTGACCTGGCCAGAGATTGATGCTGTGGCGGTTACCAAGGGGCCTGGCTTAGTGGGCTCTTTACTTATTGGTATCACTGCCGCTAAAACCCTGGCCTTTGCCCATGACAAACCCTTAATCGGAGTCAACCATATGGCAGGTCATATCTACGCCAATAATATTTCTGATCAAATGGTTTTCCCTTTATTAGCCTTAGTGGTTAGTGGGGGACATACTGAACTGGTCTATATGAAAGAAGACGGCCACTATCAAAAAATCGGCGATACCCGTGATGACGCTGTGGGGGAAGCCTATGATAAGGTCGGCCGTATTTTAGGGCTTCCTTATCCTGGGGGCAAACGCATGGACGAAATGGCCCAAGAGGGTCAAGCTATTTATGACTACCCCCGCCCCATGATCAATGAGGATAATTTTGACTTTTCGTATAGTGGACTGAAATCAGCGGTTATTAACCATGCCCATAATGCGGAACAAAAAGGAGAAAAATTAAATCCCAATGATGTGGCAGCCAGCTTCCAAGCTGCGGCTGTTGAGGTTCTAGTGAGCAAAACCATGCGGGCCATCGCTGCTTACCCGGTCAAACAATTAGTGGTTGCCGGAGGTGTGGCCGCGAATTCTTCACTTAGACAGGAACTAGAAAGTCATCTAGCTAAAGAACATCCTGAAGTGCGCCTCTCCTACCCACCACTAAGTTTATGTGGGGATAATGGTGCCATGATTGCAGCGGCTGCCTATCCGCAATACCAAAAGGGCGACTTTGTTGGCTTGGATTTGGATGCTAATCCTGGTTTAGACTTAGGTGATGAAAATTAGTTGCCTTTAAGTCTCCTTCAATTGATTTTTTAGGAAAGCTTATGAGGAAAGATGGTCTTAATTGGTTTAGAAGTCACTTTTATTATTGATCAGGCCTATACGCTAAAGGATAAGCGCCGGATCGTCAAAAGTATGGTGGAGCGGGCCCAACAACGTGAAAAGATGACTGCTGCTGAAATTACTGACTTAGACTTAGTCAACCAAGCGGTGGTTGCTTTTGGCCTAGTCTCTAATTCATACAGCAAGAGCCGGCAGCGCTTGCTGAACTATCTCGATAAAATTGAAGCCTGGTATCCCATTGAGGTCATTCATACCGAATGGCTTGAAGCCTAAAAAAGAAAAGGTATGCTTACAGGAGGACTTGATCTTGAGTCCTGGTGTAGGCGTACCTTTTTATCTTTATTGGTCAAAGTCTTCTAAGCGACTTTGGACGGTTTCCCATTCCTTAAAGAGGGCTTCTTGTTGGGCTTGTTTGTCTTTAAGAGATTGGTCGAGTTGATTTAATTCATAGTAATTTTGTAAAATGTCAGGATCAGTCATTTTTTCCTGGATCTCTGCTATTTCTTCATCTAAGTCTTCAATACTTGCTTCGATTTTTTCGCTTTGCCGTTGGAGTTTTCTTTCTTCTTTTTGGCGTTCCTTACGATTTTGATAGGCTTTAGCTGACTGGCTGGGGGCTTGTTTTTCTTCAGTAAGACTGGACTGATTTTCTTTGTTTTCTTCAGCTAACCGCGCTTCCTGCTCGGCCTTTTTATTGAGGTAGTAATCGTAATCGCCCAGGTAGAGAGTGGAACCCTCCGGACTGATTTCAAGCACTTGGGTGGCAATCCGATTAATAAAGTAGCGGTCATGACTGACGAAGAGTAGGGTCCCATCGTAGGCAATCAGGGCATTCTCTAAAATTTCCTTAGAATCGATATCCAAGTGGTTGGTTGGTTCGTCCAGTACCAAGAAATTATCATGGTTAAAGGAAAGTTTGGCTAGGGCAAGTCGGGCCTTCTCGCCCCCACTCAGCATAGCGACAGATTTTTCCACGTCTTGTCCGGAGAAGAGGAAGGAACCCAGGATGGTACGGATGTTTTCCTCGTTAATGGTCGGATGGTCATCCCAGAGTTCGTGGAGGACATCCTTATTGCTGTGGAGTTTGGCTAATTCTTGGTCATAGTAGCCAATAGTCACATTAGCCCCATAGTGGATTTCCCCCTTGATGGCGGGAATTTCTTGGATAATGGTTTTTAAGAGAGTGGATTTGCCTACGCCGTTGGGCCCTACCACTGCGATAGCTTGTTGCTTTCTAATATCTATCTCAATCGGATAGGAGAGTAAGTGATCATCATAACCGATGCCTAAGTGGTCGGCAGTAAGGACCACATTGCCGCTAGCCTTGTCAGTCAAAAATTGAATGTGGGGACTTTTTTCGTCCTGCTTAGGCTTTTCGATTTTGGGCATTTTTTCGAGTTGTTTACGACGACTTTGGGCCATTTTCGTTGTCGAAGCTCGGACGAGGTTACGAGCCACATAGTCTTC
Protein-coding sequences here:
- the rimI gene encoding ribosomal protein S18-alanine N-acetyltransferase: MWKECFDRWLFQLGNKITQLFADEPGQALSQQIDLDKATLTYGLDQELDLAISDSEWIDQMVALERAAYDGHQMWSKKDIYNDMLYHPSTFYLQAFKEKELLAFVGCRRDKKSIHISNLAVLPSYQSLGIGSKLLDLVKHLAPDLDRDSITLEVRLSNEGAQKFYLREGFKATGKMARYYRDNHEDALTLTWQNEAHQVAQEDEANHSLPSTGDQTDSRD
- the rimI gene encoding ribosomal protein S18-alanine N-acetyltransferase produces the protein MKQIIVYHRPETKQIPGISQQVLAFYQEAFDHMPHIARDWLERGLASPRLYLFLLLDEKQAVLAAATFQLLADEGELLHFAVKSQRRRQGLGALLLAQALTHLEEQGLARCFLEVRAHNIPAQALYESQRFKCIDQRKNYYQDNHEDAKVYLWERSTSDNNIGNRIKL
- the tsaB gene encoding tRNA (adenosine(37)-N6)-threonylcarbamoyltransferase complex dimerization subunit type 1 TsaB, yielding MRTLAIDTSTVSMSIALIEDQTTKMEITTNTKIKHSKALLPLIKQLFTTVAWEVSDLDRVIVTRGPGSYTGLRIGVTTAKSLAWTLNIPLYSVTSLEAIAANVAVEDGIICPLINARRQTVFAMAYDSDGQEVDGLTMGHYRLADWLDQLKAAYPDQSLYFISSDIDQFEELIKEHLGDQAKLLPAEKGVIHAPLLAKLEVEEEDVATFLPDYAKLAEAEERWEEKHPKEAEANRGHYVERML
- a CDS encoding ABC-F family ATP-binding cassette domain-containing protein, whose protein sequence is MIVLQGSKLMRRFGSDILFQDVQMTIQDNSRTALVGRNGTGKSTLLKILAGIEEPDQGQVTRAKGKTIAYMDQHAAIENSQRTIYEEMRSVFKESIALIHNAEQAAQDLADAQDEASYQEALKRYDQLQEEVNQSNAYGYDSEIRMVLHGFQFPESDYDKPINQLSGGQRTRLALAKVLLEKRDILILDEPTNHLDIETLTWLEDYLPSYPGALLIVSHDRYFLDHVTNETYEMTGHSMEYYKGNYSFYLKEKAVRLESWQKAYDKQQKKIAKLEDYVARNLVRASTTKMAQSRRKQLEKMPKIEKPKQDEKSPHIQFLTDKASGNVVLTADHLGIGYDDHLLSYPIEIDIRKQQAIAVVGPNGVGKSTLLKTIIQEIPAIKGEIHYGANVTIGYYDQELAKLHSNKDVLHELWDDHPTINEENIRTILGSFLFSGQDVEKSVAMLSGGEKARLALAKLSFNHDNFLVLDEPTNHLDIDSKEILENALIAYDGTLLFVSHDRYFINRIATQVLEISPEGSTLYLGDYDYYLNKKAEQEARLAEENKENQSSLTEEKQAPSQSAKAYQNRKERQKEERKLQRQSEKIEASIEDLDEEIAEIQEKMTDPDILQNYYELNQLDQSLKDKQAQQEALFKEWETVQSRLEDFDQ
- a CDS encoding DUF503 domain-containing protein, whose product is MVLIGLEVTFIIDQAYTLKDKRRIVKSMVERAQQREKMTAAEITDLDLVNQAVVAFGLVSNSYSKSRQRLLNYLDKIEAWYPIEVIHTEWLEA
- the tsaD gene encoding tRNA (adenosine(37)-N6)-threonylcarbamoyltransferase complex transferase subunit TsaD, whose product is MTTILGIESSCDETGAAIVIDGKEMKCNVVATQIKSHMRFGGVVPEIASRHHVEQITQVIDYAMKEADVTWPEIDAVAVTKGPGLVGSLLIGITAAKTLAFAHDKPLIGVNHMAGHIYANNISDQMVFPLLALVVSGGHTELVYMKEDGHYQKIGDTRDDAVGEAYDKVGRILGLPYPGGKRMDEMAQEGQAIYDYPRPMINEDNFDFSYSGLKSAVINHAHNAEQKGEKLNPNDVAASFQAAAVEVLVSKTMRAIAAYPVKQLVVAGGVAANSSLRQELESHLAKEHPEVRLSYPPLSLCGDNGAMIAAAAYPQYQKGDFVGLDLDANPGLDLGDEN
- a CDS encoding DUF896 domain-containing protein — protein: MDELLKRINELAKKQKEDGLTAEEKEEQAQLRQEYLKIFRGNFKNIMMNTKVIDPEGTDITPEKLKQAQAEHHGKGQTK